One genomic segment of Podarcis raffonei isolate rPodRaf1 chromosome 7, rPodRaf1.pri, whole genome shotgun sequence includes these proteins:
- the RNF139 gene encoding E3 ubiquitin-protein ligase RNF139 translates to MAAPGPLQPPPQRLGPWLRAGAEVALRVPSLFLIDAIFNSSPVFPGDSLWAGLLGGLLRLMGVFVSSVVLILSQRSLFKFYTISSALLLAATSVMVNYYAFLHINFHSASYTTPFGVQLLPHKGPSLGMALSVLQLAFGIGYVALLNIQSIYSQLIILDLLIPLVGLIVELPLHIRQILVFTSGFILTVYTLVVLVYKIKRFYYSSRYVYLLIRHMYRIYGLQLLLEDTWKRIRFPSVLRVFWLTRLAAQAVVLTFFIKMAETDPGIKFYMISWDSFWELFCSLIVSGCDSTLTVLGMSAVISSIAHYLGLGILAFIGSTDEDDKRLGFVAPVLFFILALQTGLSGLKPEERLVRLSRNMCLLLTAVLHFIHGMTDPVLMSLSASHVSSFRRHFPVLFVSACLFVLPILLSYMLWHHYALNTWLFAVTAFCVELCLKVIVSITVYVLFMIDGYYNVLWEKLDDYVYYVRSTGNIIEFIFGVIMFGNGAYTMVFESGSKIRACMMCLHAYFNIYLQAKNGWKTFINRRTAVEKINSLPEVKGERLREIDDVCAICYHEFTTSARITPCNHYFHALCLRKWLYIQDTCPMCHQKVYTEEKENLNISNNNGFVALDENEPDENPLQGEDAAADMENELNEDNDSSESEEEAETENSSQSVTLPEEHSEQGT, encoded by the exons ATGGCGGCCCCGGGCCCCCTTCAACCGCCGCCTCAGCGGCTGGGCCCGTGGCTGCGGGCCGGCGCCGAGGTGGCGCTGCGGGTGCCCAGCCTTTTCCTCATCGACGCCATCTTCAACTCGTCCCCGGTGTTCCCCGGAGACTCCCTGTGGGCCGGCCTCCTGGGGGGGCTGCTGCGGCTGATGG gTGTCTTTGTATCCAGTGTTGTTCTGATTCTGTCACAAAGATCACTTTTCAAGTTTTATACGATCAGCTCCGCTCTTCTGCTAGCCGCAACATCAGTGATGGTGAACTATTACGCTTTTTTGCACATAAACTTCCACAGTGCCTCTTATACAACACCTTTTGGAGTTCAGCTCCTTCCTCATAAAGGACCTTCCTTAGGGATGGCACTCTCTGTCCTTCAGCTTGCCTTTGGAATTGGCTACGTTGCACTGTTAAATATCCAGTCCATATATTCTCAGCTAATCATACTGGATTTATTGATTCCTCTTGTAGGCTTGATCGTTGAATTGCCGTTACACATCAGGCAGATTTTAGTCTTTACCTCAGGCTTCATTTTGACAGTATACACCCTGGTCGTTTTAGTTTATAAAATTAAACGGTTCTACTACTCTTCACGGTATGTCTATCTTCTTATAAGGCACATGTATCGCATTTATGGATTACAACTGTTGCTGGAAGATACATGGAAAAGGATTCGTTTTCCATCAGTTTTGCGGGTCTTTTGGCTAACGAGGCTGGCAGCTCAAGCTGTTGTATTAACATTCTTCATCAAAATGGCAGAAACTGATCCAGGCATTAAATTTTACATGATTTCTTGGGACAGTTTTTGGGAGTTATTTTGCAGCCTTATTGTCAGCGGGTGTGATTCTACTTTAACTGTATTAGGCATGAGTGCTGTAATTTCATCTATAGCTCACTACCTGGGGCTTGGTATCCTGGCCTTTATTGGATCTACTGATGAAGACGACAAAAGGCTTGGTTTTGTGGcaccagttttattttttattttggcccTGCAGACTGGTTTAAGTGGGCTTAAGCCAGAAGAGAGACTAGTTCGCTTGAGTCGAAACATGTGCCTTTTGCTGACCGCAGTCCTGCATTTTATCCACGGAATGACAGACCCTGTCCTAATGTCTCTGAGTGCCTCCCACGTGTCCTCATTTCGCAGACACTTTCCTGTGCTCTTCGTCTCAGCTTGCCTCTTTGTTCTTCCAATTTTGCTCAGTTACATGCTTTGGCACCACTATGCACTAAATACATGGCTGTTTGCTGTTACGGCATTCTGTGTGGAACTCTGCCTGAAGGTTATTGTTTCTATCACTGTGTATGTACTCTTTATGATTGATGGCTACTATAATGTCCTATGGGAAAAGCTTGATGATTATGTCTACTATGTTCGATCGACGGGCAATATAATTGAGTTTATATTTGGAGTAATAATGTTTGGGAATGGTGCTTACACCATGGTGTTTGAATCAGGAAGCAAAATCCGGGCTTGTATGATGTGTCTGCATGCCTACTTCAACATCTACCTGCAGGCAAAGAATGGCTGGAAAACCTTTATCAATCGCAGGACAGCTGTTGAGAAAATCAACTCACTTCCTGAAGTCAAAGGAGAGCGATTGCGTGAAATCGATGACGTGTGTGCAATCTGCTACCACGAGTTTACTACATCTGCTCGTATTACTCCATGTAACCATTACTTCCATGCACTTTGCCTTCGGAAATGGCTCTACATTCAAGACACTTGTCCAATGTGCCATCAAAAAGTTTATACTGAGGAGAAGGAGAATCTCAATATCTCAAATAACAATGGCTTTGTTGCACTCGATGAAAATGAACCTGATGAAAATCCTTTGCAAGGAGAAGATGCAGCTGCTGATATGGAAAATGAACTAAATGAAGATAATGACAGTTCTGAGAGTGAGGAGGAAGCAGAGACTGAGAATTCAAGTCAGTCTGTCACACTGCCCGAAGAACACTCAGAACAGGGAACCTGA